Part of the Microbacterium sp. Clip185 genome is shown below.
CGTGGGCCGAGGCCTTCGCCGCGATGCCGCTCACACGGTGGATCACGTTCGATCTGCTGGAGTTCACCGCCAACGTCGCGCTGTTCGTGCCCGCCGGGCTCCTCGGCGGCCTGTGGCTCGGCCGCCGCTGGTGGCTCGCCATCCCGATCGGCCTCGCGATCAGCGCCGCGATCGAGACGACGCAGCATCTGGCCATCGCGGGCCGCGTCGCCGATGTGCGCGACCTCGTCTCGAACACCGCCGGCGCGGCGCTCGGCGCGCTGGCGATCGCGGCGATAGGCCGCATCCGTCGCCGCTGACGAACGGATGCGGCGCGCCGGGCTCACCGGGTGATGTCGCGCACCGTGCCCTTCTCGAGCCGCAGGCGCCGCGATGCGCGCCGGGCCACGGCCGAGTCGTGCGTCACCACGATAAGGGTCAGTCCCTCACGGTTGAGCTCCTCCAGCACGTCGAGGATCTCGTCGCGCATGTGCTCGTCGAGATTTCCCGTCGGCTCGTCCGCCAGCAGCACGCGGGGCTTCTTCGCGATGGCTCTGGCGATCGCCACGCGCTGCTGCTGACCGCCCGACAGCTCGCCGGGACGGTGGTCGGCCCGCTCGTCGAGGCCGACACGCTCAAGGGCCTCGCGGACCCGGTCGGCCCGCTCGGAATGCGGCAACCCCAGAGGCTCGAGCCCCACGTCGACGTTCTCGGCGGCCGTCAGGGTGGGGATGAGGTTGAACCCCTGGAACACGAAGCCGATCTCGTGCGCACGCACCTCGCTGAGCTTTCGGCTGGTCGCGCGGGCGATGTCGGTCTCGCCCAGCATCACCTGCCCGTGGGTGGGCTGATCCAGGGCCCCGAGCAGCTGCAGGAACGTGGACTTGCCGCCTCCCGTGGGTCCCTGGATCGTGACGAACTCCCCGGGGGCGATGTCGATGTCGACGCCGGAGAGCGCCGTCACGACTCTCCCCTTCTGCCGGTAGGTCTTGCCGACACCGCGCACACGGTAAGCGAACTCCGTCGCCGCGCCGGCGTCGACGCTGTCGTTGATGATCATGTCTGTTCTCCTCGTTTCGTTCGGGTGCGGATCAGGCGACGGCACGTAGGGCCTCTGCCGGGCTGAGTCGCGCTGCGCGCCATCCACCGAAGGCCCCCGCGACCAGCCCCGCCGCGACCGACAGGGCGACGGCCACCAGCACGATGCCGATCGAGACGGGGGCGTTGAGCACCACATCGGATGCGGCGGCCGCCAACTGCGGCATCCCGACTGCTCCCCCCATCCCGCCCGGCCCCGTCATCCCACCCGGGCCCGTCGCCTGTTCGGTGCTCGCGGAGATCGTGGGAGAGATCAGGTTGATGATGCCGACCGCACCGAGCCCCAGAACCACGCCCGCGACTCCGCCGATGAGCCCCTGGACGACGGATTCGCCAGCGACCTGACCGACGACCCGACGGTTGGACCATCCGATCGCCTTGAGCGTTCCGAACTCGCGGGTGCGGCGGGAGACGCCGGAGATCGTGAAGAGCACGGCGAGTGCCACGGCGACGACCAGCAGCAGCACCGACAGCCAGGTGCCGAGACTCGTGATCAGAGCCGCGGCGCTCGCGAGCGAGCCCGAGACGGTCGAGGCCAGATCCGACTGCGAGCTCACGGTCGCATCGGGGAAGGCCTCCGAGATCGCGGTCTGGACCGAGCCGATGGCGTCGGCGGAGCTCGCCTGCACGTACACGGTCGAGACGACATCGCCCACTCCCGCGAGCGTCTGGGCGACATCGAGCGGGATGTACACGTTCGCAGCCGTGTCAGCATCGTTCGTCGCGGAGGCGACGATGCCCACGATCTGCATCTGGGTGCCGCCCACATCGATCGTGCCGCCGACGGCGAGCGACTTCGATGCCGCGTAGGTGGCGTCGAGCACGGCGACGTTCTGACCCGCATCCGCGCCGTCCAGCATCCGTCCCTCGGAGACCGTCACGGCGGAAAGCGGTCCGACGGATGCGTCGGCGCCGACGCCGAGCACGGAGAACGAGTCGAGGTCGAAGGATCCGCCGCCGAAGCCCCCACCCCCGCCCGGCGGGCCGGTCTGACCCTCGGTCGCGGTGCCGTCGTCAGTGGACGGCCGCTCGGGGAGCTCCCCCGTGAAGGTCGAGTTGGTGAGCGCGAGCGCACCGGATGCGGCGGAGACGTTCTCCAGGTTCGCGATGGTGTCGACGGTCGACGCCGCCAGAGTGCCGCGCATCAGGTCGGTCGTCAGCCGGGACTGGCTGAGCGAGGTGGTGCCGTCGTCGTCGGTCGAGCCACCGTCCTGACCGAACTCGAAACGGGGTCTTTCTCCTTGGCCCGGCTCGGTCTCGGCTCCGGCCACGGTCAGGTCGGTGCCGACGCCGTAGACGGACTCGAGGGCCCGGGTCTGTGCATCGCGGACGCCGGATGACAGCGCCGTCACCACAATGACGAGAGCGATGGCGATGGCGAGCCCCGCCGCCACGATGATGGTCTGCTTCTTGCGGCCGGACAGCTCCCGCCGCAGATATGTCGCGTACATGTTCTCCTCCTGGCCCATCGGGTGTAAGGCCGTGCCGAGACGCTAGAGACGCTCACGATGCGAGACGCATGGCGCGTTGATGAGGCGACTATGCGACCATGTCTGTCATCCGGTACCCGATCCGGCTGCGCGACTCACAGCGGGCTCATAACCCGCTCCATAGGAACGGCATAGAAACGACCTCAGAATCGAGGCATGACTTCGATGGCACCCTCTCCCGCTCTGCAGCGCGCCGATGGCTCCGCTCCCCGCATCCTCGTCGTCGACGACGAGCAGATGCTCACCGATCTGCTGTCGATGGCGCTGCGCATGGAGGGCTGGGATGTGCGCGCCGCGGCCAGTGGATTCCAGGCGCTGCAGGCCGCGCGCGACTTCGAACCCGACGCCATGGTGCTCGACATCATGATGCCGGACCTCGACGGCATGGCAGTGCTCCAGCGCCTGCGCCAGTCGGGCAACGACGTGCCGGTGCTGTTCCTGACCGCGAAGGACGGCGTGGCCGACCGGGTCGCGGGGCTCACGGCCGGCGGCGACGACTACGTCACGAAGCCCTTCAGCCTCGAAGAGGTCGTCGCGCGGCTGCGCGGGCTCATGCGCCGCGCGGGTACCGCCCAGGCCGGCGACTCCGAGCCCATCCTGCGCGTCGGCGACCTCAGCCTCAACGAGGACAGCCACGAAGTCGAGCGTCAGGGTGTCGAGATCGAGCTGACGGCGACCGAGTTCGAGCTGCTGCGCTACCTCATGCGCAACCAGCGCCGCGTGGTGTCGAAGGCGCAGATCCTGGACCGCGTCTGGAACTACGACTTCGGCGGACGCTCGAGCGTCGTCGAGCTGTACATCTCCTACCTGCGCAAGAAGATCGACGCCGGGCGGGAGCCGCTGATCCACACCGTGCGCGGTGTGGGCTACATGATCAAAGCCCCGCAGTGACACGCGTCCACCGAAGGGTGGCGCGGCGACTCACGCTCCAGGCCCGGCTCATGGTCGCCGTCATCGGCATGGTCGCCATCATCCTGGGCGCCGTCGGATTGGCCACGGGCACGATCCTCACCTCGATCATGCGGGAGAGCCTGGACACGCAGGTCACGGAGGCGTCGCAGCTGTACGGCAATCCGACCGACAGTGCTGCGGACATCCTCAAGAACGGCCGCCAGGAGGTCGGCACGCTCCTCGTGCTGCGCGGACAGTACGGTCCCACCACCGGCGCGTACGTCGCCGATGACAACAACATCGTCGAACTCTCGTCGTCGCAGATCGAGAGCATCACGGGCCGTCCCGACCACGACACCGGCCGCGTCGACGTCTCGATCGACGGCCTGGGCGACTATCGCGCCATCCTGACCGGCAGCACCTCGGGCGCTTTCCTGCTGGTCGGGCTGCCCACCTCCGAGGTCACCGAGACGCTCGGCCAGATCGTCACCACCGTCGCGCTCGTGACCGTCGGCGGTCTGCTGCTGCTCGGTGTCGTGCTCGCCGTGATCATCCGCCGCAGCCTCCGGCCGCTCAGCGCCGTGGCGAGCACCGCCGAGCGGGTCGCCGCCCAGCCCCTGTCGGAGGGCGCCGTGCGCATCAGCGAGCGCGTTCCCGCATCCGAGGCCGACGACGCGACGGAGATCGGACGCGTCGGCGTCGCGCTGAACACCCTCCTCGATCACGTCGAGACCTCGCTCGAGGCACGTCAGCGCAACGAGGAGCGGATGCGGCGCTTCGTCGCCGATGCGAGCCACGAGCTGCGCACCCCTCTCGCCTCCATCCGCGGCTACTCCGAGCTGTCGCTGCGCGATCGTACGCTGAGCGAGACCACGGAGTCCTCGCTGCAGCGCATCCAGGCCCAATCGCTGCGGATGACCGAGCTCGTCGAAGACCTCCTGCTGCTCGCCCGCCTCGAGGAAGGGCACGAGCTCGTCTACGGATCGGTCGATCTCTCGCGGCTTGCTGTCGAGTCCCTCGGCGACGCGCAGGCGGCGGGCCAGGATCACCATTGGGAACTCGAACTCGACGAGGAGCCGGTCATCGTTGCGGGCGACACGGGCCGACTCACCCAGGTCGTGGCGAACCTGCTGGCGAACGCTCGCACGCACACCCCCGCCGGCACGACCGTGACGCTCAGCGTCACGCGCGAGGGTTCGGACGCGGTGCTCCGTGTGCACGACGACGGCCCGGGCATCGACCCGCAGGTGCGCGACGAGCTCTTCGAGCGCTTCGCACGCGGCGACAGCTCACGCGCTCGCAAGACCGGCGGCACCGGCCTCGGCCTGTCCATCGCACGGGCGATCACCAACGCTCACGGCGGCGAGCTGACGGTCGATTCCGTCCCC
Proteins encoded:
- a CDS encoding VanZ family protein — protein: MTDAAVRGRRRTLLLAVATAAYLVVLARLTLVPDDAAGTGGILRSWAEAFAAMPLTRWITFDLLEFTANVALFVPAGLLGGLWLGRRWWLAIPIGLAISAAIETTQHLAIAGRVADVRDLVSNTAGAALGALAIAAIGRIRRR
- a CDS encoding ABC transporter ATP-binding protein yields the protein MIINDSVDAGAATEFAYRVRGVGKTYRQKGRVVTALSGVDIDIAPGEFVTIQGPTGGGKSTFLQLLGALDQPTHGQVMLGETDIARATSRKLSEVRAHEIGFVFQGFNLIPTLTAAENVDVGLEPLGLPHSERADRVREALERVGLDERADHRPGELSGGQQQRVAIARAIAKKPRVLLADEPTGNLDEHMRDEILDVLEELNREGLTLIVVTHDSAVARRASRRLRLEKGTVRDITR
- a CDS encoding ABC transporter permease; translated protein: MYATYLRRELSGRKKQTIIVAAGLAIAIALVIVVTALSSGVRDAQTRALESVYGVGTDLTVAGAETEPGQGERPRFEFGQDGGSTDDDGTTSLSQSRLTTDLMRGTLAASTVDTIANLENVSAASGALALTNSTFTGELPERPSTDDGTATEGQTGPPGGGGGFGGGSFDLDSFSVLGVGADASVGPLSAVTVSEGRMLDGADAGQNVAVLDATYAASKSLAVGGTIDVGGTQMQIVGIVASATNDADTAANVYIPLDVAQTLAGVGDVVSTVYVQASSADAIGSVQTAISEAFPDATVSSQSDLASTVSGSLASAAALITSLGTWLSVLLLVVAVALAVLFTISGVSRRTREFGTLKAIGWSNRRVVGQVAGESVVQGLIGGVAGVVLGLGAVGIINLISPTISASTEQATGPGGMTGPGGMGGAVGMPQLAAAASDVVLNAPVSIGIVLVAVALSVAAGLVAGAFGGWRAARLSPAEALRAVA
- a CDS encoding response regulator transcription factor, which translates into the protein MTSMAPSPALQRADGSAPRILVVDDEQMLTDLLSMALRMEGWDVRAAASGFQALQAARDFEPDAMVLDIMMPDLDGMAVLQRLRQSGNDVPVLFLTAKDGVADRVAGLTAGGDDYVTKPFSLEEVVARLRGLMRRAGTAQAGDSEPILRVGDLSLNEDSHEVERQGVEIELTATEFELLRYLMRNQRRVVSKAQILDRVWNYDFGGRSSVVELYISYLRKKIDAGREPLIHTVRGVGYMIKAPQ
- a CDS encoding sensor histidine kinase, whose product is MVAVIGMVAIILGAVGLATGTILTSIMRESLDTQVTEASQLYGNPTDSAADILKNGRQEVGTLLVLRGQYGPTTGAYVADDNNIVELSSSQIESITGRPDHDTGRVDVSIDGLGDYRAILTGSTSGAFLLVGLPTSEVTETLGQIVTTVALVTVGGLLLLGVVLAVIIRRSLRPLSAVASTAERVAAQPLSEGAVRISERVPASEADDATEIGRVGVALNTLLDHVETSLEARQRNEERMRRFVADASHELRTPLASIRGYSELSLRDRTLSETTESSLQRIQAQSLRMTELVEDLLLLARLEEGHELVYGSVDLSRLAVESLGDAQAAGQDHHWELELDEEPVIVAGDTGRLTQVVANLLANARTHTPAGTTVTLSVTREGSDAVLRVHDDGPGIDPQVRDELFERFARGDSSRARKTGGTGLGLSIARAITNAHGGELTVDSVPGDTTFTVRMPGKPIDPGSTASEADPSR